The sequence below is a genomic window from Monodelphis domestica isolate mMonDom1 chromosome 2, mMonDom1.pri, whole genome shotgun sequence.
GGCTTAGGAACAAGAGTCAGCATGGTGCAGTGGATGGTACCCTAAATTGGGAGGCAAGAGACcttcctgggtttgaatcccatatTTGTCACTTGCTACTCATATGATCATGGACCCAATGGTGTAGAAAACATGGGTCTCTGTTAAGAGATCCTATGAATTAcaagcattattatccccattttatagataaggtaaCTGAGGTTGAGATTACTTATTACTTTCTTATCCAacatcatacagctaataagtgataGAGCCAAATCTAAAGCCAAAATTTTTGTCTAGTAGTTCACTACTCTGAACTTCAGTTCCTCATATTGCTTTTTtgtatacaaagtatttttttaatccttacctcctgtcttagaattgatgcaagtattcattctaaggcagaagagtgctaaggggtagacaatgtgggttaagtgacttgcccaaggttacatagccagggagtatctgagaccaaatttgaattcaggtccacttgactccagacctagctccCTGAATAGGCTCATTGAGCCTAGTCACTGTCTttaaccacctacctgccttgtgaacaaagaatttttaaacttTCCAGCACTATAGAAAACTAGTTCTCTTCATTCTGCTGAGCTTTATGGTTACAGCCTCTGCATATGGGTAAGACACATTCCCTCTATGGACTTCAgttttcacatttgtaaaatacaGACTGAGAAACAGCTAGGTACTAAATGGATAGTCATGTCTAGAGATGcgatgtcctggattcaaatttggcctcagatatttcctagccatgtgaccatgggcaaatcacttagccccatttgcctagtccttaccattcttctgccttgtaatcaatgtattaattctaagtcagaagggagagagagagagagagagagagagagagagagagagagagagagagagagaccgagagagaagagagagaagagagagaaagaggtggtTAGACTGGAGGATCtgtaagatctcttccagttctaaaggtgagaatgagaatgagaatgatgacaattctaaccctttcatttcatttcatttcatttattcttaGGAAGAAGTTGCTAAGATGAAAAGAATCAACCAAACCACCAGGGTTACCAAGTTTATCCTTGTGGGTTTCTCCAGTCTGGGTGAGCTGCAGATGCTACTCTTTGTGatctttctacttctctacatGACAATTCTTTTGGCCAATGCCACCATCATGACTGTGATCCGCTGTAGCCGGTCCCTTCATACCCCTATGTATGGTTTCCTCTTCATCCTCTCCTTTTCTGAAACTTGTTATACCTTTGTCATCATCCCCCAGCTCCTGGCCCACCTGCTCTCCATCACCAAGACAATCTCCTTTGTGGCCTGTGCCACCCAACTCTTCTTCTTTCTAGGCTTTGCATGCACCAACTGCTTCCTCATTGCTGTGATGGGCTATGACCGTTATGTAGCCATATGCTACCCCCTGAGATACATGATCATCATGAACAAGAGGCTGGGACTGGGACTGATATCTGTGTCTGGTGCTACAGGATTCTTCATTGCCCTGGTGGCTACCaacctcatctgtgaaatgccTTTCTGTGGCCCCAACAGGGTCAATCACTATTTCTGTGACATGGCACCCGTTATCAAACTGGCCTGCACAGACACTCATGTGAAGGAATTGGCTCTATTCAGCCTCAGCATCTTGGTCATCATGGTTCCCTTCCTACTTATCCTCATCTCCTATGGCTTCATTGTCAAGACCATCCTTAAGATCCCATCAGCTGAAGGGAAGCGCAAGGCATTTGCCACCTGTGCCTCCCATCTCACTGTAGTCATCGTCCACTATGGCTGTGCCTCCATTATCTATCTTCGGCCCAAGTCCAAATCGGCATCAGACAAGGACCAGCTAGTGGCAGTGACCTACACTGTAGTGACTCCCCTGCTCAACCCCCTTGTCTACAGCCTGAGGAATCAGGAGGTGAAGGAGGCACTGAAGAAGGTCTTCTGGAGGCCAGTGTCTGCCAAGTTGATCTGAaggaattaaatattttaatttgtaaagGACAAGGGAAAGGGCCCAAGGCATGCCCTTTACCATGCCACAGgtctgttttttcaaagatccagcatattctctcctttccattctGAAAAAGTATAGAGAGTTGTGAGCACGCTTCATTGGATCCTCCACACAGCTTAGTGGGAAAAGCATCGGATTTGGAGTGAGAAGGCCTCAGACCAGGGACAAATCTTTCAACTCTCTTGgcatgtttcctcatctaaagATGGGACTGGACCAGATGTTCTCTAATATCCATTGCAGTTTTTAACCTTTTATCTTAAGATGAGCCTTGCTTTATCCTACTTActcccaaatatataaatatttcctttttttttcaaattaaaatttgaGAAGTTTCTCCAAAAACAGGGTCTATGGAAGCATCCCCAAATGcctgatataatggaaagaacacttggATTTTGAGTTATAGTGTGTTTCTGTTTTTagttgtcatttgtaaaatgaagggcttagaCCAAATGATCTCTAGAATCCTTTCTGGCTCTAGAGCTTTGATTCTATGATCTTTGGGAGGCTAAATACTAAAGTGGGTTTGAATACTGGTTTTGCCACTAACAAGCTATACAACCTCAAGCAAgtctctgagtctgtttcctcatttgtaaaagcaTGGAGTTGGAGTATGTAATTTCTGAACTTTCTAGGTCaagaattttatgattttatgacaAGAAATCATATTAGGAAAAGCAAAAAGAGGGCAGGGGCAGGATTGGGACCAGACCATGCAAGGAGGGGTTGGAAGTATCCTCTCATTCCAGTAGAAAAGTCCCAGGTGTTTGTCTTTACAAAGGCAGCTCAATCAATCAAGTActcaataaacaaatatttattaaatgcttactatgtgccaggtgctaagGATACAAGTATTAAGAATAAAACAATCTCCACTAGAAGACTCTTAGactctaatgagggagacaagtacatcaataaatatatacagcataagtataaagtgaataaatacaaatctaTACCAAATGGTTCTGTACAAGGCAGTTTGGAAGGAGAGCATTAATAAAATAGTTTGGAAGGGCCAAGAAAAGGATACATTCCAGGCAAAGGGTTAGGCTTCtacaaagacatggagatgggaaaaAGAGCATCATGTGCATGGAACATGGAGAAGCCCAGTTTGACTTTcataggaaaaaagaagaggaattaTGTCTACTGAGATTGGAAAGATAGACTGAGGTTAGGCAAGTTTTCAAGGCTAAACAGAAAAGTTTATATCTCATGCAAAAGATGTTGTCATTTtatagttgtgtccaactctttgtgaccccgtttggggtttttttttttgacagactggagtggtttgccatttccttctccagctcatttaaaatgaggaaaccaaggcaaacaaggttaagtgacttgcctagagttatacagctaataagtatttaagATAGGATAGAATTCATGAAAATGtcttccaaacccagtgctctatctattctACCACCTAGTTCCAGAGACGGGACttagagagaaaagcaaaaactgCCACCAATTGGCCctgaaagagaagaatgaaagcTGAACCAAATCCTTTCCAAAGaccctactttctttctttttctgaagaaCAAGGTGCTACTTGGGAAAATACCTGATTGAGTCCTATGACCTGCAACAGGTATCAAAGCAAAAAAATTTCCAGGCTAATGCCTCCAATTTCTAGAAATCAACTCCATAAACCTTACTTTTCCCCCTCTGACTCTCAACCAGAATAGGGCAAGAGAGTTGAACTTATTCCCCAAAGAAGCTCTGTTAAAAGGAAAGACTCAGTTGCTGAACAGACCAGATCCAACAAGGACTTACTAGGCAGAGATACAGATACAGAGTTGTGGAGGTGGAGGAGATAGAGGGGAGGTAGTATGGTCCCCACAAAGAACTTGGCAGTGACCCCAGGGCTACATCAACCATCAAGTCAGGGGAGTGGAAATCCCAGTCTTCTCACTCTTCCTGCAAGGATTCAACAATGCTGGATAGAGGGCAGGCTAGATTTCTTCTGGAAGCAGTCAAAGGAATCATcatccagtaaaaaaaaataacctctgtAATATAAGCCTCACTGAACCATTGTGGCAGAAGCCTTTTGCAAAGCAAAAAGCATTATGTGAATGTTatacaatttaataaatatttattaaatagcctACTAAGTGCAAATCCTTCTTACCAAATATATTATGTATGGCCAGAaacgaacacacacacacacagagaagaaatggagggagagagagagagagagtgagtgaagAGAATGGAGAGGGGGGAAGATAAGCCAGCcttgtctccctgagggaaggagtatgtatgtctcctcagagaatagttctgggaggTGGAGGTGAAGAACTAGAGGGGAAGAGATTTGGTAAAATGACACTCTGCCTCCCTTTTTGGtctcagctattgttgagaggcagaaTGGACTCTTCTGCTTCTGGGTCCCTCAGGTACACCAACTTCCACTCCCCCCCCAAGACATTGGGTTACTCCTCAGCCCAGCAGAGAGGATTGTTCCTTGGATCTAGTTATTTGGATCCCAGGGATCTTGAGCTAACCCTTCTCTTTGaggagaggtatggttctccccagATCTTCAGTCCCCTTTCCTAGTATCAGAAACTAATCAGACCTGATTCTAAGTAGTAGacactttatttgggttcacacagtgAAGGGAGAGGTGGTAAGGGAAGTGGTTGAGCAGGAAGCCCCATggacttgtcccctctggcagactgaccccccaAGATCTCAAGGTTCAGGCTCTCAACCTTGACCCCTTTTCCAGTCAGCTGCtggtttggtccctactcctgagctaacTAGCTTGAGTACTGAAGTTCAGGAACAAGTTAGTGAGAGAGGTGGAAAAGGGGGATCTCAAAGGATGGCTTTTCCAAGTCCCAGTCCCTAATATTCATTGATGACTCTGAGCTATTGTTGAGAGCTGATTGAGAGAAATTCAGGGGTTCACAGCGAAACAATGATCTCCAGAGACCCAACCTTCTTCCTAGCCAGAGAGCTGCTTCTATCCTGGCTCCTAGCTGGGAGAAGTGAGGAGAACAGTTGGAGTTCCTAAACTTCAGATTCTCTGACcggaatcttgagttttttcttcttgcaccTCCCCTGTTCTCTCTCTGCATCTGATTTCTGCCTTGCACAAATTCGATTGGATTCCTCTCTTACATACAGGATTATTACTCTATGGTTCCTTCACCCATGAAAACTGCCAACAAAATTGGGACTAGACTGGAGCACCAAGCACTGCTACTTGGTCACTAGTTTGGCCAgcaattaaaataaatagaacttgTTTGCATTTTTCTTCTCAAGAGTGTAAGCTGGGATAGGGACAGGGGTATGCTGGAGACATCTCTAAGTGGCTTGGGAAAGATGATTTCATTTTCAATGTGAGCAGGATAAAGTAAAATGACCACCCACCCAAATTACAATTACAAACCCAGAGTCAGAGTGGAGAGTATAAGAAGCACTCTGAATTCATTCTCATGAGGAAGGGGCAATTTCCCCAATGGTAATGCCAATGCAAGGGTGCAGGTATAAATATTATAGAGATTCCTGACACAAAACTCCTAACCCTCATTGTCTGGGGATCAAGCTTCTAATCTAGGCACCAAAGTCTGCACAATCAGAAAACAAGAAGATACATAGCATGAGCTTCCACCAGGGAGGGGTAAGGTTATGGAGAGCTAGCCATGTCCTCAGGAGTGGCTCCTCTGGCTCCTAAAGATtgaggaaataagaagggaatatagCCTAATGAGATGCAATAAGATGCCTCCCAACTCACTGGGCTTGTGGCAATAATGGAATGTCCTTGAAGTCTTATTCCAAAACCCTAAACAGGCTTTCATTCCTGCCAGTGTAGGATGGATGTAGTTGTAGGTATAGGATGGATGTCCACCCTGAGAAGAACaaattagttctttttcttccaagTGTGAAGATTTATACTTCAGATATCACCAATAGCTACCAGAGGGGCTTGATCTCTTACTCTGTTGATTTCTACACTTAAGAAAGAACAGTCAATTCTCAGCATTTGCATGCTTAACTTTTGTGACTTCAGGCATTCAGGTGATTGTGTTTGTAACTTAATTTTCACTTTCCTCTTGGCAACTGCACATGTTCCCAGCTATGtgcaataaagagaaaaaaagagaggtgtGATGTGGACAAGTTTATATCCAcacaaaggaggaaaatattaattaaaatagtcATGAATCCACTCCTGAAAGTACTAAAATAACTCCTCAAACGCTCAATGAgggaattggggaaaaaaatgaaaaaacagttGTTTGTAGGAAAATTAGATGGTAGCCACCCCCACACTCTTCCCAGTGTTCCTGCTGCCAAGCATCTAGCCTCTTGTGTTCCCAGTACTGCTGGGAACCTAAGTGTTCAGTCCTGCCAGTGCAGTGACCTACTCCACTGTGTCTTTGATCCTTtatatcccttccagcattttATAGCTTATTTTATGGCTACTGTGTTGGGGAAAGTGcatattatcagaattaatgttttgttataaagaattgtaAGCAAAAGTGTATTTTCAGCAATCTCAAGTGAAAGATTACAGTTTGGGATGTTCAAGGAAATCTAACCCTCTATTTTCCACAGGTTCAATGAACTGTAGTACCATTCGTGTTTTTAACTTTTGTGATGCTTTCCAGAATTGAGGATTTACTGTATTAATAAAGCAGATGAAATCCTAAAGGGTATGTGAATATCCCCAccccaccaacaacaacaacccagtAAAACATTTAGCAGTAAACTCCTATTTTGCTCTGTAAACAATGGTTGAGCTCAGTGAGTGAAGTCATCCCCAGAACAAAGAACTGGTGACTGGAagctaataataatgataacaacaacagcaataaatgGTATTTATAGAGCAATTTAAGTTTAGAGAGTACTTTACGTCCCTTATCTGATTTTAACCTCACAACATCCCTGATGCCTGGATATGTCACAAATGCATTTTCGGGATGCTAACATCCTGTTAGTTCAGGTTCAATGTTGGGGCTAAATGAAATACTGGTTGGTCATTGAATCATTAATAAAAGGCTTACTTGCACTCAAATGACAAGGATATGGAAGGTCACAATAGCACTTAAATCCTGTATACCCAGCCATTGCATCTCCATATAGAAATGCACCTGTTTGCAGGGAATGTTGTGGCGAATCCAGTGGTCTTCAGACATCTCGCCAAATTAGGAGTCTCAACTACATGAGTGAAGTCTTTAAAACCCCTACATAGCCAGGAAGCCAGTCAGCACAGCCAGAGACCACTAGGAAGCTACATCAATGGAGGCACGACTTAGGTCTTGTCAACACCCCCCCCCAGGCCAATAAAGTCTT
It includes:
- the LOC107651329 gene encoding olfactory receptor 10T2, which produces MKRINQTTRVTKFILVGFSSLGELQMLLFVIFLLLYMTILLANATIMTVIRCSRSLHTPMYGFLFILSFSETCYTFVIIPQLLAHLLSITKTISFVACATQLFFFLGFACTNCFLIAVMGYDRYVAICYPLRYMIIMNKRLGLGLISVSGATGFFIALVATNLICEMPFCGPNRVNHYFCDMAPVIKLACTDTHVKELALFSLSILVIMVPFLLILISYGFIVKTILKIPSAEGKRKAFATCASHLTVVIVHYGCASIIYLRPKSKSASDKDQLVAVTYTVVTPLLNPLVYSLRNQEVKEALKKVFWRPVSAKLI